The genome window GTAGTCGACGAGTTCGTCTACCTCGGCTCACTGGTAACGGCGGACAACGATACCAGCCGTGAGATCCGGATGCGCATTATCATCGGAAGTCATGCCTACTATGGGCTCCACAAACAACTACGGTCGAACAGACTTAGCACCCGTACGAAGTGTGACCTGTATAAGACCCTCATAAGGCCGGTTGTACTCTATGGGCATGAGACGTGGACCATGCTAGAGGAGGACCGGCGAGTACTCGGAGTTTTCGAGCGACGAGTACTGAGGACGATCTTTGGCGGCGTACAGGAGAACGGAGTATGGAGGCGAAGGATGAACCACGAGCTCGCGGAACTCTACGGCGAACCCAGTATCCAGAAGGTGGCTAAAGCTGGACGGATACGTTGGGCAGGGCATGTTGCAAGAATGCCCGACAACTGCCCTGCGAAGATGGTGTTCGCCTCAAATCCAATAGGGCAAAGACGACCAGGGGCGCAACGAGCAAGGTGGTTAGACCAGGTGGAGCGGGATCTGGCGGAGAGCACTCGGTGTCCCAGGGATTGGAGAGCGGCGGCCAGGGACCGAGCTAACTGGAGAGGATTTGTTCGTCAGGCCATGTCGTAAGACGGAAGGccagttattattattattattacgtTACGATTTGGTCACAGTTTGCACAGATCAAAGTAGCAGTCAAATCGTTGCGTGTGTGAGAGCGcagagaaacgagagagaatagagaaaaacagaaaaaagattAAAAATTGAAGCGTTCGGTCGTTTTTGGTTTGCGTTACTTGTTTGAGTGTTTGTTGTTACTAAAAACAGCAGTTCTTCGCGAGTCCGGTCAGAGTCTTTCGCCTTTTCACAGTTCACAGTGAATTTCAAGCTCAAAGTCTATAAAAAAGATAACAAGTTCACAGTGCTTCGAACCCGGCCTTTTCGAGTCCTCAACACTCAATTGTAGACGCtgctgtttctctctctccccgctCTCTCCGCTCTTCGTTTCgtcttcgggattttcgtaggttgactcggcttttttcggaaTTTTCGCAacttgactcgggtgtcaggttcgtcatcaaagttaggtttgAAGGTTCAAAGTTAGTTTCCAAAATCTGTCggattcataaaaacaacattcatattttgacatttcaaaaaatcgaaatgtcaaaaattcaAGCGGTcgcgttttgtgtttgtgttactTAAAATATGATTGATTTTCGCGCAATAACGGATTCAGTTCGAGATAATGCAAAAAGAGTTCCGAAGAAAGAGTGTGATAAATAATTCCCGGCTAATCGTGGGTTGAATCACCTTTTTCAATACTAGTTTCGCGGAGTTTGTTTACAACGTGAGGCTTTAACGCTGAACCGGACGCCGAATCCTTTGCCGATCAAACAGTTGAGTGTTCCAGAGAATGAAGCAGGAGAAATCAGAAAATAATAACCGCAGCCAAAACGCGCAACAGTAGCGGCAAAAAGTGGCTTTTGTCTTTTGTTGTCCcccgttcgtgtgtgtgtgtgtgtgcgtgtattggTGACCGGTTTTCCGCACGCACGGCGCGCGAAACCGGGCGGTGACACAATTTATCTCAGCTGCTGCTcttttccgacgacgacgacgcagctTTTCCAGGGGTCCAGGACACACCGGAAAACTCGGAGTATGATTTTATCGGCGAGGGTTGTTGCAGAATGAGTTGCGCTCTCGCTGGTGTGCGTTACGTGAAATAAATCGTGCCAGAGTGTGAAGCAGAACACAGCAAAACAGGAGAGACCCCTTTCTTCTGAGGCTGCTAAAATTGCACAATATTgcataagaagaagaagtgtgCAACAGTTGCAATTCCATGGTGAAAAGTGTCCGGGCACGTGATGAGTTCACCGTGCGTAGGAAGTGAAGATCCTGCCGCTGGGTGATGAGATGAGCCTTGGTGAGATGAAGATCCTTGCGTGGTGAGAGAGGTTGTCGCGAGAGTGTTCCGAAAAAGTCCTAGTTGGCTTTGAGTATATTCAAGAAGtaacgtgcgtgtgtgcagaATGTGTGATAGTGAGTGtgttccgccaccgccgacgccggtgTTGGGGGGCGCCGGAATGCAACCGACCCCAGCCTCGCCCAGCGCCAGCTGCAGCAACGGTATCGTGGAAGCCATCAACCCCGCGGTGCAGTTGGCAAGTTCATTGTCGTCACACTCGATGCCTCAGATGGTGCTTGCCGCCGATGGCGGAGTtgttgaccaccaccaccaccagcacccgggGGAGTTCGTTTCCCCGCAGGAACTGGAGATGGAAAACCACTGGTTGCGTGAAAAGCTGAAGGAGATTACCGTCGACCGGGATCGGTTGCTGTGCGAGGTGGCCAACCTGCGGCTCGAGCTTGATATGGCCGAACTGAAGCGACTACCGGAACACAGGTGAGTCACCGGTTctgattttccttttcttacGATTGTAGACACTTCGGAATCGTTAATTAGCAGTCGGTGAAAAGATTGTCGCAGTTTGCGGGTTGGGTTCATATGTTGGcctcgaaccgaacggaaccgagcgCCGTGAAACCGCGGGATGACCTTCTTCGCGACGTCTCAAAACGGAGTTAATAAAGCTACTCTTCACTAAACGCCGTTAACGGGCGGATGGTTTATGTCCGAGAACCACGCACATTTACTGTCCCGCGGTGTCTCTCCCTGTGAGGCACTTCAATCGGTTTTCAGTATCGATCGACCGTAGTGTCTCACGGGGCCCCGGCCGATGTGTCATCCGTTTAGTGGATGCG of Anopheles cruzii unplaced genomic scaffold, idAnoCruzAS_RS32_06 scaffold00440_ctg1, whole genome shotgun sequence contains these proteins:
- the LOC128276076 gene encoding uncharacterized protein LOC128276076, whose translation is MQPTPASPSASCSNGIVEAINPAVQLASSLSSHSMPQMVLAADGGVVDHHHHQHPGEFVSPQELEMENHWLREKLKEITVDRDRLLCEVANLRLELDMAELKRLPEHR